One window of the Salvia miltiorrhiza cultivar Shanhuang (shh) chromosome 6, IMPLAD_Smil_shh, whole genome shotgun sequence genome contains the following:
- the LOC130989415 gene encoding cinnamoyl-CoA reductase-like SNL6, with the protein MGIVRQEATQKAELEEFRRMLLSCAAVNRRKEGDGLGGGRDSALPARGGDVLDRMVCVTSGVSYLGIAIVNQLLVNGYSVRIIVDNEEDVEKLREMETSGEMRLNNSIVEVVMAKLTEVESLTEAFDGCRGVFHTAAFVDPAGLSGYSKAMAEIEVNTSKNVARACGLSPSVRHCVLTSSLLACIWHDCSSDEAPRLIDHKCWSDEAICVNKKLWYALGKLRAEKAAWEIAKANGVKLTAICPGLITGSDFYRRNPTSTIAYLKGVQEMYVYGLLATVSIDTLAKAHVRVFEEMKKTAPGRYICFDKVIERGDEVETLAAETGISAALVTGGASSSSRPRFELSNAKLRQLMLRPRRCENE; encoded by the exons ATGGGGATTGTGAGGCAGGAGGCGACGCAGAAGGCGGAGCTCGAGGAATTCCGCCGTATGCTGCTATCGTGCGCCGCGGTGAACCGGCGGAAGGAAGGCGACGGGCTAGGCGGCGGCAGGGACAGCGCCTTGCCCGCGCGCGGCGGCGACGTATTGGACAGGATGGTCTGCGTCACCAGCGGCGTATCCTATCTCGGCATCGCTATAGTGAACCAGCTCCTAGTCAACGGTTACTCTGTTCGAATCATCGTCGATAATGAAG AGGATGTTGAGAAGCTGAGGGAGATGGAAACTTCCGGTGAAATGAGGTTGAACAACAGCATAGTTGAAGTTGTGATGGCCAAGCTCACTGAGGTCGAAAGCCTAACTGAAGCGTTTGATGGTTGCCGTGGCGTCTTCCACACTGCTGCATTCGTGGACCCGGCCGGGCTGTCCGGCTACTCC AAAGCCATGGCTGAGATTGAAGTTAATACGAGCAAGAACGTGGCGAGGGCCTGTGGGCTTTCTCCTTCTGTTAGACATTGCGTGCTCACGTCATCTCTCTTGGCCTGCATTTGGCACGACTGCTCTAGTGATGAGGCTCCACGCCTCATTGACCACAAGTGCTGGAGTGACGAGGCTATATGCGTAAACAAAAAG CTCTGGTATGCGCTCGGGAAGCTGAGGGCAGAGAAGGCCGCGTGGGAGATTGCTAAAGCCAATGGCGTGAAGCTGACTGCCATTTGCCCCGGGCTCATCACCGGCTCGGATTTCTACCGGAGAAATCCAACATCGACTATTGCATACCTTAAAGGAGTCCAAGAAATGTACGTATACGGCTTGCTGGCAACAGTAAGCATCGACACACTAGCCAAGGCACATGTGCGCGTCTTCGAAGAGATGAAGAAGACAGCCCCCGGCAGGTACATTTGCTTCGACAAAGTGATAGAAAGAGGAGACGAGGTCGAGACGCTGGCTGCTGAGACGGGAATAAGCGCGGCCCTAGTAACGGGGGGCGCCTCGTCTAGCAGCCGGCCTCGGTTTGAGCTGTCGAACGCGAAGCTTAGGCAGCTCATGTTGAGACCGCGCCGTTGTGAGAATGAATGA